A genomic window from Peromyscus maniculatus bairdii isolate BWxNUB_F1_BW_parent chromosome 1, HU_Pman_BW_mat_3.1, whole genome shotgun sequence includes:
- the Pprc1 gene encoding peroxisome proliferator-activated receptor gamma coactivator-related protein 1 isoform X7 yields MAARRGRRDRAAPPPTGGPGPDPGGGVRGGGWASWSQAPHGTVGAVSAAEQVHEEGDDSSFVNLSRLGSSLRDKDLEMEELILQDETLLETMQNYMDASLISLIEDFGSLGENRLSLEDQNEMSLLTALTEILDNADSENLSPFDSIPDSELLVSPRESSSLHKLLTLSRTPPERDLITPIDPGTGGSRVEMSLADSPWDFSPPPFLETSSPRLPSWRPSRPRPRWGQSPPPQQRSDGEEEEEVASFSGQMLAGELDTSVNSVDFPMHLACPEEEDKPTAAKVAVAAPGDESISSLSELVRAMHPYCLPNLTHLASLEGELPEQADDLTLPEGCVVLEIVGQAATAGDDLEIPVVVRQIPSGSQSVLLDESVGTSPALQLLMPTMEAGTEAVPKVDPCPDQEEVSLNSACLLEPKEIMESLSPKEPQNPPTNAIQASQRVPRKGRKKKSKEQPAACLEGYTRRLRSSSRGQSTVTTEVNSQAGNLQKQPQEEVQREAEAPQSRGKPRAWARAWAAALEKTGSEDLQRSTGQDSSAEEDALDLCPKLLDTSRANPILSLNDSAQADPMPVDSVEADATAFGHAVAESVPVDQASAGTELLGPLPVGPVLTDPVQADRARIGPAVAIPTSDNVSPAGAIPADTVVADPVPNDLTPVDPVVVKSRPTDPRRAAIAAAQGSRLSLESSNQPRAVTPDGKGVLGPPKVEGSTSATTQEARPRPLSLSEYRQRRQQRQKEAEGRSSQPPAGKWPSLPETPTELADIPCLVPPAPAKKTAPQRSPVALAETCFVSVGTSPASPSPEPSASKPMASAHSEQVPSHEVPLAVRPPPPALQSVSPAGPIPSAMPPPLPFPPGIPPLLPLPSGGHGVPSVPPPPLQPPGLAVSVRQMPPDPYAHSAPVPPWPWYPSVSSPGYPCLPPQPTVPMVSGTPGTYAVPPTCNVPWVPPPAPVSPYSSSCAYGPVGWGPGPQQPPQPPLWSTVSPPLSSASAGRAVPPSKVESSSNPAGPPEDKLPVPVTPSLSSGPASPIAPSIEPPKLEPQPVPVSPQPKHKESTLAQSPQAKAPPCLAAECEALGESASERLKPEAQETSTKEKPPSAAVKAVPIPRQSTVPKMPAVHPARLRKLSFLPTPRSQGSEDVVQAFISEIGIEASDLSSLLEQFEKSEAKKECPLPAPADSLAVGNSGIDTPPEKRPLDRLQAPELANVAGLTPPATPPHQLWKPLAAVSLLARAKSPKSTAQEGTLKPEGVTEAKHPAAACLQEGVHGPSPVHVGSGDHDYCVRSRTPPRKMPALVIPEVGSRWNVKRHQDITIKPVLSLGPAAPLLPCTTSQEPLDHRTRNEQAEPPAPCLAPSSLLSPEASPCRNDMNTRTPSEPPGKQQSMRCYRKACRSVSPPGRGWQGRRGRSSRSVSSGSNRTSEASSSSSVSSSSRSRSRSLSPPHKRWRRSSCSSSGRSRRCSSSSSSSSSSSSSSSSSRSRSPSVSPHRRSDRRRRSYRSNDHYQRQRVLQKERAIEERRVVFIGKIPSRMTRSELKQRFSVFGEIEECTIHFRVQGDNYGFVTYRYAEEAFAAIESGHKLRQADEQPFDLCFGGRRQFCKRSYSDLDSNREDFDPAPVKSKFDSLDFDTLLKQAQKNLRR; encoded by the exons ATGGCGGCGCGCCGGGGACGGAGAGACCGAGCCGCGCCGCCTCCGACTGGGGGCCCAGGTCCCGACCCTGGCGGTGGAGTTCGCGGCGGCGGTTGGGCGAGTTGGAGCCAAGCGCCGCATGGGACCGTGGGCGCCGTGAGCGCTGCGGAGCAG GTCCATGAGGAGGGGGATGACTCTAGCTTTGTCAATCTTTCTCGACTGGGCTCCTCTCTGAGGGATAAAGACCTGGAAATGGAGGAGCTGATACTGCAGGATGAGACACTACTGGAGACCATGCAGAACTACATGGATGcttccctcatctccctcatTGAGGATTTTGGGAGTCTTGGAGAG AACAGGCTATCTCTGGAGGACCAGAACGAAATGTCGCTGCTCACAGCTCTGACAGAGATCCTGGACAACGCAGATTCTGAAAACCTGTCCCCATTTGACAGCATTCCTGATTCAGAGCTGCTTGTGTCTCCTCGGGAGAGCTCCTCT CTCCACAAGCTACTCACTCTCTCTCGGACACCCCCAGAACGTGACCTCATCACCCCAATTGATCCTGGCACAGGCGGTAGCAGG GTTGAGATGTCCCTTGCAGATTCTCCTTGGGActtctctccacctcctttctTGGAAACTTCTTCCCCGAGGCTGCCTAGTTGGAGACCCTCAAGACCAAGACCTCGATGGGGtcagtcccctcccccccagcagcGCAgtgatggagaagaggaggaggaggtcgcCAGCTTCAGTGGTCAGATGCTTGCTGGAGAACTGGACACCTCTGTGAACAGCGTGGACTTCCCCATGCACCTGGCATGCCCAGAGGAGGAAGACAAGCCAACAGCAGCAAAGGTGGCAGTGGCAGCACCTGGCGATGAGAGCATCTCCTCATTGAGTGAGCTGGTACGCGCCATGCATCCATACTGCTTGCCCAACCTCACCCACTTGGCGTCACTTGAGGGTGAGCTTCCGGAACAGGCGGACGATTTGACACTGCCGGAGGGTTGCGTAGTGCTGGAGATAGTGGGCCAGGCCGCCACAGCTGGTGATGACCTGGAGATCCCAGTTGTGGTGCGGCAGATTCCTTCTGGATCCCAGTCTGTACTCTTGGATGAGTCTGTAGGGACCAGTCCTGCCTTGCAGCTACTCATGCCCACCATGGAGGCTGGGACGGAAGCTGTGCCTAAGGTTGACCCTTGCCCTGATCAAGAAGAAGTATCATTGAACTCTGCCTGCTTATTGGAGCCCAAGGAAATCATGGAGTCATTGTCGCCCAAGGAGCCTCAGAACCCACCCACTAATGCAATTCAGGCTTCTCAGAGAGTTCCCAGaaagggcaggaagaagaaaagcaaggaacAGCCAGCAGCCTGTTTGGAAGGCTATACCAGGAGGCTGAGATCATCTTCTCGTGGACAGTCTACTGTGACTACAGAGGTGAACTCTCAGGCAGGCAACTTACAGAAACAGCCTCAGGAAGAAGTTCAGAGAGAGGCTGAGGCTCCTCAGAGCAGGGGGAAGCCACGGGCGTGGGCTCGGGCGTGGGCAGCTGCCTTGGAGAAGACTGGGTCTGAGGACTTACAAAGAAGTACAGGCCAGGATAGTTCTGCTGAAGAAGATGCTCTGGACCTCTGCCCTAAGCTGCTCGACACTAGTCGAGCCAACCCCATTCTCTCACTGAATGACTCTGCTCAAGCCGACCCCATGCCAGTTGACTCTGTTGAAGCTGATGCCACTGCATTTGGCCATGCTGTAGCTGAGTCTGTACCTGTTGACCAGGCTTCGGCTGGTACAGAGCTGCTCGGTCCTCTCCCAGTAGGCCCAGTGCTGACTGACCCAGTCCAGGCTGACAGGGCAAGAATTGGACCTGCCGTGGCCATTCCCACTTCAGATAACGTGTCTCCAGCTGGTGCTATCCCAGCTGACACAGTGGTAGCCGACCCCGTTCCAAATGACCTGACTCCAGTAGATCCTGTGGTAGTTAAGTCCAGACCAACTGACCCTAGACGTGCTGCAATAGCAGCAGCTCAGGGGAGTCGTCTTTCCCTGGAGTCCTCTAACCAGCCCAGGGCCGTCACCCCTGACGGCAAGGGTGTTCTAGGTCCTCCGAAGGTGGAAGGTAGCACCAGTGCTACAACCCAAGAAGCCAGACCTCGGCCTCTCAGCCTGTCTGAGTACCGGCAACGAAGGCAGCAACGGCAAAAAGAAGCAGAAGGCAGGAGTTCTCAGCCCCCCGCTGGCAAGTGGCCTAGTCTCCCAGAGACCCCCACAGAACTGGCAGATATCCCCTGTCTCGTTCCACCAGCCCCAGCCAAGAAGACCGctccacagagaagccctgtagCTCTAGcagagacttgttttgtgtctgtggGTACCAGCCCTGCTTCCCCTAGTCCCGAGCCGTCTGCCAGCAAACCTATGGCTTCAGCTCACTCTGAACAGGTGCCGTCTCATGAGGTGCCACTTGCAGTTAGACCGCCCCCTCCCGCCTTGCAGTCTGTGTCTCCTGCTGGGCCCATCCCTTCCGCAATGCCccctcctctgcctttccctccaGGCAtacctcctctgcttcctcttccttcaggTGGCCACGGAGTCCCCAGTGTGCCCCCACCTCCCTTGCAGCCACCCGGCCTTGCAGTGTCCGTGAGACAAATGCCACCTGACCCCTATGCCCACTCTGCCCCTGTGCCACCCTGGCCTTGGTATCCTTCTGTGTCCTCTCCCGGCTACCCTTGTCTGCCCCCACAACCAACGGTGCCCATGGTGTCTGGCACTCCTGGCACCTATGCTGTACCCCCAACTTGCAATGTGCCTTGGGTACCCCCTCCTGCACCAGTTTCACCTTACAGCTCCAGCTGTGCCTATGGGCCTGTGGGGTGGGGCCCAGGGCCGCAGCAGCCTCCGCAGCCTCCGCTCTGGTCTACTGTCTCCCCACCTTTGTCTTCAGCCTCAGCTGGAAGAGCTGTTCCCCCATCCAAGGTAGAATCCAGTAGTAATCCAGCTGGTCCTCCTGAAGATAAGCTTCCTGTGCCAGTGACTCCTTCCCTAAGCTCTGGGCCGGCCAGCCCCATAGCTCCATCGATAGAGCCCCCAAAGCTAGAGCCTCAGCCAGTGCCTGTGTCTCCCCAGCCAAAACACAAAGAGTCTACCTTGGCACAAAGTCCCCAGGCCAAGgctccaccatgtctggctgccgAGTGTGAAGCTCTTGGGGAGTCTGCATCAGAGAGGCTAAAGCCTGAGGCTCAGGAGACCTCAACAAAGGAGAAGCCCCCCTCTGCAGCTGTCAAGGCTGTTCCCATACCAAGGCAGAGCACTGTCCCGAAGATGCCTGCTGTCCATCCAGCCCGTCTAAGGAAGCTGTCCTTCCTGCCCACCCCGCGTTCTCAGGGCTCTGAGGATGTGGTCCAGGCATTCATCAGTGAGATTG GAATCGAAGCATCGGACCTGTCCAGTCTGTTGGAGCAGTTTGAGAAATCAGAAG CCAAAAAGGAGTGTCCTCTCCCGGCTCCTGCTGACAGCTTGGCTGTAGGAAACTCAGG CATTGACACTCCCCCGGAGAAGAGACCCCTAGACCGGTTACAAGCCCCAGAACTGGCCAACGTGGCAG gGCTCACCCCTCCAGCTACCCCTCCCCACCAGTTATGGAAGCCCCTGGCTGCTGTCTCACTGTTGGCCAGAGCCAAATCTCCTAAATCTACCGCCCAGGAGGGAACCCTGAAGCCTGAAGGAGTTACAGAGGCCAAACATCCAGCTGCAGCCTGCCTCCAAGAAGGGGTCCATGGTCCTAGTCCTgtccatgtgggctctggggaccaTGACTATTGTGTCCGAAGCAGGACACCCCCCAGAAAGATGCCTGCCCTAGTCATTCCAGAGGTGGGCTCCCGATGGAATGTCAAGCGCCATCAGGATATCACCATCAAACCTGTCTTGTCACTGGGCCCAGCCGCTCCCCTACTTCCATGCACGACTTCCCAGGAACCACTTGATCACAGGACTAGAAATGAGCAGGCAGAGCCTCCAGCGCCCTGCCTTGCCCCGTCCTCCCTGCTGTCTCCTGAGGCCTCACCCTGCCGGAATGACATGAACACTAGGACTCCCTCTGAGCCCCCAGGCAAGCAGCAGTCAATGCGCTGTTACCGAAAAGCCTGCAGATCAGTCAGCCCCCCAGGTCGGGGCTGGCAGGGCCGCCGTGGCCGCAGCAGCCGGTCTGTCAGCTCTGGGTCCAACCGGACCAGCGAAGCATCCTCCTCTTCATCGGTGTCTTCCTCATCCCGATCCCGGTCCAggtccctctcccccccccacaagAGGTGGCGAAG GTCCAGCTGCAGTTCCTCTGGGCGCTCCAGAAGGTGTTCATCCtcttcatcatcttcctcctcttcctcatcctcatcctccagttccagaagccgttctccctctgtctcccctcacAGAAGAAGTGATCGAAGACGGCG CTCTTACCGTTCAAATGACCATTACCAAAGGCAGAGGGTGCTGCAGAAGGAGCGCGCCATA GAGGAGAGAAGGGTAGTCTTCATTGGGAAAATACCTAGCCGCATGACTCGGtcagagctgaagcagaggttCTCTGTTTTTGGAGAGATTGAGGAGTGCACCATTCATTTTCGTGTTCAAGG CGACAACTATGGTTTCGTCACTTACCGTTATGCTGAAGAGGCCTTCGCAGCTATCGAGAGTGGCCACAAGTTGCGGCAGGCAGATGAACAGCCCTTTGACCTTTGCTTTGGGGGCCGCAGGCAGTTCTGCAAGAGGAGCTACTCTGACCTTG ACTCCAATCGGGAAGACTTTGATCCTGCCCCGGTGAAGAGCAAATTTGATTCTCTTGACTTTGATACATTGTTGAAACAGGCCCAGAAGAACCTGAGGAGGTAA
- the Pprc1 gene encoding peroxisome proliferator-activated receptor gamma coactivator-related protein 1 isoform X12, producing MAARRGRRDRAAPPPTGGPGPDPGGGVRGGGWASWSQAPHGTVGAVSAAEQVHEEGDDSSFVNLSRLGSSLRDKDLEMEELILQDETLLETMQNYMDASLISLIEDFGSLGENRLSLEDQNEMSLLTALTEILDNADSENLSPFDSIPDSELLVSPRESSSLHKLLTLSRTPPERDLITPIDPGTGGSRVEMSLADSPWDFSPPPFLETSSPRLPSWRPSRPRPRWGQSPPPQQRSDGEEEEEVASFSGQMLAGELDTSVNSVDFPMHLACPEEEDKPTAAKVAVAAPGDESISSLSELVRAMHPYCLPNLTHLASLEGELPEQADDLTLPEGCVVLEIVGQAATAGDDLEIPVVVRQIPSGSQSVLLDESVGTSPALQLLMPTMEAGTEAVPKVDPCPDQEEVSLNSACLLEPKEIMESLSPKEPQNPPTNAIQASQRVPRKGRKKKSKEQPAACLEGYTRRLRSSSRGQSTVTTEVNSQAGNLQKQPQEEVQREAEAPQSRGKPRAWARAWAAALEKTGSEDLQRSTGQDSSAEEDALDLCPKLLDTSRANPILSLNDSAQADPMPVDSVEADATAFGHAVAESVPVDQASAGTELLGPLPVGPVLTDPVQADRARIGPAVAIPTSDNVSPAGAIPADTVVADPVPNDLTPVDPVVVKSRPTDPRRAAIAAAQGSRLSLESSNQPRAVTPDGKGVLGPPKVEGSTSATTQEARPRPLSLSEYRQRRQQRQKEAEGRSSQPPAGKWPSLPETPTELADIPCLVPPAPAKKTAPQRSPVALAETCFVSVGTSPASPSPEPSASKPMASAHSEQVPSHEVPLAVRPPPPALQSVSPAGPIPSAMPPPLPFPPGIPPLLPLPSGGHGVPSVPPPPLQPPGLAVSVRQMPPDPYAHSAPVPPWPWYPSVSSPGYPCLPPQPTVPMVSGTPGTYAVPPTCNVPWVPPPAPVSPYSSSCAYGPVGWGPGPQQPPQPPLWSTVSPPLSSASAGRAVPPSKVESSSNPAGPPEDKLPVPVTPSLSSGPASPIAPSIEPPKLEPQPVPVSPQPKHKESTLAQSPQAKAPPCLAAECEALGESASERLKPEAQETSTKEKPPSAAVKAVPIPRQSTVPKMPAVHPARLRKLSFLPTPRSQGSEDVVQAFISEIGIEASDLSSLLEQFEKSEAKKECPLPAPADSLAVGNSGSSCSSSGRSRRCSSSSSSSSSSSSSSSSSRSRSPSVSPHRRSDRRRRSYRSNDHYQRQRVLQKERAIEERRVVFIGKIPSRMTRSELKQRFSVFGEIEECTIHFRVQGDNYGFVTYRYAEEAFAAIESGHKLRQADEQPFDLCFGGRRQFCKRSYSDLDSNREDFDPAPVKSKFDSLDFDTLLKQAQKNLRR from the exons ATGGCGGCGCGCCGGGGACGGAGAGACCGAGCCGCGCCGCCTCCGACTGGGGGCCCAGGTCCCGACCCTGGCGGTGGAGTTCGCGGCGGCGGTTGGGCGAGTTGGAGCCAAGCGCCGCATGGGACCGTGGGCGCCGTGAGCGCTGCGGAGCAG GTCCATGAGGAGGGGGATGACTCTAGCTTTGTCAATCTTTCTCGACTGGGCTCCTCTCTGAGGGATAAAGACCTGGAAATGGAGGAGCTGATACTGCAGGATGAGACACTACTGGAGACCATGCAGAACTACATGGATGcttccctcatctccctcatTGAGGATTTTGGGAGTCTTGGAGAG AACAGGCTATCTCTGGAGGACCAGAACGAAATGTCGCTGCTCACAGCTCTGACAGAGATCCTGGACAACGCAGATTCTGAAAACCTGTCCCCATTTGACAGCATTCCTGATTCAGAGCTGCTTGTGTCTCCTCGGGAGAGCTCCTCT CTCCACAAGCTACTCACTCTCTCTCGGACACCCCCAGAACGTGACCTCATCACCCCAATTGATCCTGGCACAGGCGGTAGCAGG GTTGAGATGTCCCTTGCAGATTCTCCTTGGGActtctctccacctcctttctTGGAAACTTCTTCCCCGAGGCTGCCTAGTTGGAGACCCTCAAGACCAAGACCTCGATGGGGtcagtcccctcccccccagcagcGCAgtgatggagaagaggaggaggaggtcgcCAGCTTCAGTGGTCAGATGCTTGCTGGAGAACTGGACACCTCTGTGAACAGCGTGGACTTCCCCATGCACCTGGCATGCCCAGAGGAGGAAGACAAGCCAACAGCAGCAAAGGTGGCAGTGGCAGCACCTGGCGATGAGAGCATCTCCTCATTGAGTGAGCTGGTACGCGCCATGCATCCATACTGCTTGCCCAACCTCACCCACTTGGCGTCACTTGAGGGTGAGCTTCCGGAACAGGCGGACGATTTGACACTGCCGGAGGGTTGCGTAGTGCTGGAGATAGTGGGCCAGGCCGCCACAGCTGGTGATGACCTGGAGATCCCAGTTGTGGTGCGGCAGATTCCTTCTGGATCCCAGTCTGTACTCTTGGATGAGTCTGTAGGGACCAGTCCTGCCTTGCAGCTACTCATGCCCACCATGGAGGCTGGGACGGAAGCTGTGCCTAAGGTTGACCCTTGCCCTGATCAAGAAGAAGTATCATTGAACTCTGCCTGCTTATTGGAGCCCAAGGAAATCATGGAGTCATTGTCGCCCAAGGAGCCTCAGAACCCACCCACTAATGCAATTCAGGCTTCTCAGAGAGTTCCCAGaaagggcaggaagaagaaaagcaaggaacAGCCAGCAGCCTGTTTGGAAGGCTATACCAGGAGGCTGAGATCATCTTCTCGTGGACAGTCTACTGTGACTACAGAGGTGAACTCTCAGGCAGGCAACTTACAGAAACAGCCTCAGGAAGAAGTTCAGAGAGAGGCTGAGGCTCCTCAGAGCAGGGGGAAGCCACGGGCGTGGGCTCGGGCGTGGGCAGCTGCCTTGGAGAAGACTGGGTCTGAGGACTTACAAAGAAGTACAGGCCAGGATAGTTCTGCTGAAGAAGATGCTCTGGACCTCTGCCCTAAGCTGCTCGACACTAGTCGAGCCAACCCCATTCTCTCACTGAATGACTCTGCTCAAGCCGACCCCATGCCAGTTGACTCTGTTGAAGCTGATGCCACTGCATTTGGCCATGCTGTAGCTGAGTCTGTACCTGTTGACCAGGCTTCGGCTGGTACAGAGCTGCTCGGTCCTCTCCCAGTAGGCCCAGTGCTGACTGACCCAGTCCAGGCTGACAGGGCAAGAATTGGACCTGCCGTGGCCATTCCCACTTCAGATAACGTGTCTCCAGCTGGTGCTATCCCAGCTGACACAGTGGTAGCCGACCCCGTTCCAAATGACCTGACTCCAGTAGATCCTGTGGTAGTTAAGTCCAGACCAACTGACCCTAGACGTGCTGCAATAGCAGCAGCTCAGGGGAGTCGTCTTTCCCTGGAGTCCTCTAACCAGCCCAGGGCCGTCACCCCTGACGGCAAGGGTGTTCTAGGTCCTCCGAAGGTGGAAGGTAGCACCAGTGCTACAACCCAAGAAGCCAGACCTCGGCCTCTCAGCCTGTCTGAGTACCGGCAACGAAGGCAGCAACGGCAAAAAGAAGCAGAAGGCAGGAGTTCTCAGCCCCCCGCTGGCAAGTGGCCTAGTCTCCCAGAGACCCCCACAGAACTGGCAGATATCCCCTGTCTCGTTCCACCAGCCCCAGCCAAGAAGACCGctccacagagaagccctgtagCTCTAGcagagacttgttttgtgtctgtggGTACCAGCCCTGCTTCCCCTAGTCCCGAGCCGTCTGCCAGCAAACCTATGGCTTCAGCTCACTCTGAACAGGTGCCGTCTCATGAGGTGCCACTTGCAGTTAGACCGCCCCCTCCCGCCTTGCAGTCTGTGTCTCCTGCTGGGCCCATCCCTTCCGCAATGCCccctcctctgcctttccctccaGGCAtacctcctctgcttcctcttccttcaggTGGCCACGGAGTCCCCAGTGTGCCCCCACCTCCCTTGCAGCCACCCGGCCTTGCAGTGTCCGTGAGACAAATGCCACCTGACCCCTATGCCCACTCTGCCCCTGTGCCACCCTGGCCTTGGTATCCTTCTGTGTCCTCTCCCGGCTACCCTTGTCTGCCCCCACAACCAACGGTGCCCATGGTGTCTGGCACTCCTGGCACCTATGCTGTACCCCCAACTTGCAATGTGCCTTGGGTACCCCCTCCTGCACCAGTTTCACCTTACAGCTCCAGCTGTGCCTATGGGCCTGTGGGGTGGGGCCCAGGGCCGCAGCAGCCTCCGCAGCCTCCGCTCTGGTCTACTGTCTCCCCACCTTTGTCTTCAGCCTCAGCTGGAAGAGCTGTTCCCCCATCCAAGGTAGAATCCAGTAGTAATCCAGCTGGTCCTCCTGAAGATAAGCTTCCTGTGCCAGTGACTCCTTCCCTAAGCTCTGGGCCGGCCAGCCCCATAGCTCCATCGATAGAGCCCCCAAAGCTAGAGCCTCAGCCAGTGCCTGTGTCTCCCCAGCCAAAACACAAAGAGTCTACCTTGGCACAAAGTCCCCAGGCCAAGgctccaccatgtctggctgccgAGTGTGAAGCTCTTGGGGAGTCTGCATCAGAGAGGCTAAAGCCTGAGGCTCAGGAGACCTCAACAAAGGAGAAGCCCCCCTCTGCAGCTGTCAAGGCTGTTCCCATACCAAGGCAGAGCACTGTCCCGAAGATGCCTGCTGTCCATCCAGCCCGTCTAAGGAAGCTGTCCTTCCTGCCCACCCCGCGTTCTCAGGGCTCTGAGGATGTGGTCCAGGCATTCATCAGTGAGATTG GAATCGAAGCATCGGACCTGTCCAGTCTGTTGGAGCAGTTTGAGAAATCAGAAG CCAAAAAGGAGTGTCCTCTCCCGGCTCCTGCTGACAGCTTGGCTGTAGGAAACTCAGG GTCCAGCTGCAGTTCCTCTGGGCGCTCCAGAAGGTGTTCATCCtcttcatcatcttcctcctcttcctcatcctcatcctccagttccagaagccgttctccctctgtctcccctcacAGAAGAAGTGATCGAAGACGGCG CTCTTACCGTTCAAATGACCATTACCAAAGGCAGAGGGTGCTGCAGAAGGAGCGCGCCATA GAGGAGAGAAGGGTAGTCTTCATTGGGAAAATACCTAGCCGCATGACTCGGtcagagctgaagcagaggttCTCTGTTTTTGGAGAGATTGAGGAGTGCACCATTCATTTTCGTGTTCAAGG CGACAACTATGGTTTCGTCACTTACCGTTATGCTGAAGAGGCCTTCGCAGCTATCGAGAGTGGCCACAAGTTGCGGCAGGCAGATGAACAGCCCTTTGACCTTTGCTTTGGGGGCCGCAGGCAGTTCTGCAAGAGGAGCTACTCTGACCTTG ACTCCAATCGGGAAGACTTTGATCCTGCCCCGGTGAAGAGCAAATTTGATTCTCTTGACTTTGATACATTGTTGAAACAGGCCCAGAAGAACCTGAGGAGGTAA